The proteins below are encoded in one region of Bacteroides uniformis:
- the ahpC gene encoding alkyl hydroperoxide reductase subunit C, whose protein sequence is MEPIINSQLPEFKVQAFQNGSFKTVSHEDVKGKWAIFFFYPADFTFVCPTELVDIAEKYDQFQAMGVEVYSVSTDSHFVHKAWHDASESIRKIKYPMLADPTGVLSRAFGVMIEEEGMAYRGTFLVNPEGKIKIAEIQDNNIGRNADELLRKVEAAQFVATHDGEVCPAKWKKGAETLKPSIDLVGKI, encoded by the coding sequence ATGGAACCGATCATCAACTCACAACTCCCTGAATTCAAGGTTCAGGCTTTCCAAAACGGAAGTTTCAAAACAGTATCCCACGAAGACGTAAAAGGTAAATGGGCCATTTTCTTCTTCTATCCGGCAGACTTTACCTTCGTATGCCCTACCGAGCTGGTAGACATCGCAGAGAAATATGACCAATTCCAAGCAATGGGCGTAGAAGTATATTCTGTAAGCACAGACTCGCACTTTGTGCACAAGGCATGGCACGATGCTTCCGAAAGCATCCGCAAGATTAAGTACCCCATGCTTGCCGACCCCACAGGCGTACTGAGCCGCGCATTCGGCGTGATGATTGAAGAGGAAGGCATGGCATATCGCGGCACATTCCTCGTAAATCCCGAGGGTAAAATCAAGATTGCCGAGATACAGGACAACAACATCGGACGCAATGCCGACGAGCTGCTGCGCAAGGTAGAAGCTGCACAGTTTGTTGCCACACACGATGGAGAAGTCTGCCCTGCCAAGTGGAAGAAAGGAGCGGAAACTTTGAAGCCGAGCATCG